In the Endozoicomonas sp. SCSIO W0465 genome, CTATCTCCCGGTTCTTTATCCGGCATTTCATTCTTCATATCGCCTGCAGCAACGGTTACAGTGTCCGTTCCGGCTATATTGGAAGAAACGGTTATTGGCTCATCGCCTGAACCCGCTGAATCCACAGAGGCTGTAGCTGGCTGAGCGGTGGCTGGCATTGAAGGCAACCTGTCCATAAATAAAAACCTCTTCTCTCATTAAATAGGCAACCGTAATAGACTTTGGCCGCCTTTAATTGGTTTCAATGGTTTTTAGAGTATTTTTCTCATTAGGTATTACACATTATTTCTATCATTTTTATAGAGGCATAAGACCTGCACAATCGATAACCGTACCACTCAATATTTCTCATTCTGAAGCCGAAACAGATGACAGCACGATCAACGTAGATGGTGGCAGCCCCATCCATGGATGCCGCCATAAACTATGGGATAAAATTCATACAGCGAATATCCTGCCTGATGAAACAGGCGCTAAGTTCTTCTGGAAAATCCGTACATTCGCCATGCTGGCAAGCAGGCAACCAGAAAACCCAGTAAAAACAGCGACAACAGCCAAAGCAGCTGTTCCAAAGGCAGTACGATGTTGCTCACAACCGGAATCCAGCTCCCCAGAAAAAGCGTTGATACCTTATAGATAACGACACCGGAACACAGAGCAAACAGGATCTGCAGCATCGGTTCTGCTAATGTCAGGCCAGCCAGCTGCCAAGGTCTTGCCCCGACCATTCGCAACAGTTCGACTTCCTGTTTGCGCTCGGCAAAGCCGGCAGAGAGATTAAAATACATCATCATCAGGGCAAGCAGCCCGATGATAAAGCTCATCGCCATAAAAACATTGTTCAACATTCGCTGATAATACCCGAGTTTTTCCAGTTCTAACGCGGGTATCACTACTTCAAGCGGTGTATTGAATGTTGACCTCAACGCCTGCTGCACCTTAAAGAGAGAGTGCCGATGGCGCAGTTTGATCAAAATAAAATTAAGGTAATCGGTCTTTATTCCATGAGCTTTTCGGACTTTTCGTAACCCGTCAATGGGAATTAAAATATTATTATCCAGCGAAGTTCCGGTCTCCATTAAAACGCCCTGAATAATAAATGGTGTTTTATATTCATCTTTTAATGAAGGATAAAAGCCATTGGCTATTGTCAGGGTTTCTCCCGGTTGATAGTCTGCTGCCAGACCAGCACCAATAAATGCCGACCGGTGATTTCTGAACGCCGTGCCTGATCCACTGGCGCCAATGAAATTAAGGGCTTTCAGCTGCAGGGTTTCCATATATTGTG is a window encoding:
- a CDS encoding ABC transporter permease, with product MRKSLGQRAGRSMISILALAFSVALLLVISHIHEAVRSYVRQVSSGADLIVGAPSQPVHLVLYSLFRIGPPPPVIPWDVYEKIAGLEEVEWAAPVATNESHRGYTVTGSTAQYMETLQLKALNFIGASGSGTAFRNHRSAFIGAGLAADYQPGETLTIANGFYPSLKDEYKTPFIIQGVLMETGTSLDNNILIPIDGLRKVRKAHGIKTDYLNFILIKLRHRHSLFKVQQALRSTFNTPLEVVIPALELEKLGYYQRMLNNVFMAMSFIIGLLALMMMYFNLSAGFAERKQEVELLRMVGARPWQLAGLTLAEPMLQILFALCSGVVIYKVSTLFLGSWIPVVSNIVLPLEQLLWLLSLFLLGFLVACLPAWRMYGFSRRT